A segment of the Deltaproteobacteria bacterium genome:
ACAACTGCAAGCTGGACGCGCAGGTGGGCGCGGCGATCGCGGGTGCGGCCGGCGCGGCGGTCTTCGAGCCGCGGCGACCCGACGGCGCGCGCTTCGTCCTCGAGGGAGGCGCGATCGACGTGGACGGAGAGGGGACGCTCCTCTGCACCGAGGAGTGCCTGCTCGACCGCGTGCAGGGGCGGAACCCCGGCGTCGCGCGCGAGGCGCAGGAGGCCGTGCTGCGCGAGGCGCTCGGGGTGGAGCGCGTGCTCTGGCTCGAGAAGGGCATCGTGGGCGACGACACGCACGGGCATATCGACGACCTGGCGCGCTTCGTGGCGCCGGGGCGCGTGCTCCTCTGCCGCGAGGACGCCCCCGCCGACCCGAACCACGCAGTGTGCGTCGAGAACCGCGCGCGTCTCTGCGAGGCGCGAGATGCGCGCGGCCGGCGGCTCGAGGTAATCGATCTGCCCATGCCCCGTCCACTCGTCTTTCGCGGGCAACGCCTCCCCGCGAGCTACGCCAACTTCTACGTCGGGAACCGCGTGGTGCTCGTGCCCACCTTCAACGATCCGAACGATCGTCTGGCGCTGAACCTGCTCGCGGAGCTCTTTCCGTCGCGCGAGGTGGTGGGCATTCACTGCGTCGACCTCGTCTGGGGGCTGGGCACGATCCACTGCGCGACGCAGCAGGAGCCGGGGTAGGGGGCTGCGCAGTAAACCCGCACGCCTGTCTCGTACGGAGGGATCGTCGCGCCTGCAATCGATCGATGTCGCATGGGCCAGGCCGGTCATCCTGCTCGACCCGAGGCCCACACCGGCCGGCGGATCTTCTCGACGTACCTCTCGAGAGCCGCCCCCCTCCTCGCTCCTCACCGGCCGATCAACGAGGTCCCGTGCGCCGCGAAGGGTCAGGGCCAC
Coding sequences within it:
- a CDS encoding agmatine deiminase family protein codes for the protein MPAEWAPHRRTWLAWPHNAADWPGKFAPLPWVYGEMVRHLARGERVGILVGDAALKQAATRVLDRVGADLSQVDFLEVRTDRSWVRDTGPSFVRRASGEVAAVCWAFNAWAKYNNCKLDAQVGAAIAGAAGAAVFEPRRPDGARFVLEGGAIDVDGEGTLLCTEECLLDRVQGRNPGVAREAQEAVLREALGVERVLWLEKGIVGDDTHGHIDDLARFVAPGRVLLCREDAPADPNHAVCVENRARLCEARDARGRRLEVIDLPMPRPLVFRGQRLPASYANFYVGNRVVLVPTFNDPNDRLALNLLAELFPSREVVGIHCVDLVWGLGTIHCATQQEPG